One segment of Sphingomonas telluris DNA contains the following:
- the ahcY gene encoding adenosylhomocysteinase, translated as MATQADTRFNDYVVKDLGLADFGRKEIEIAETEMPGLMALREEYGASKPLSGARITGSLHMTIQTAVLIETLIALGAEVRWASCNIFSTQDHAAAAIAARNIPVFAVKGETLEEYWDYVVRIFDWGRDTTCNMILDDGGDATMFALWGARVEGGEELFTPSNEEEEIFAATLKRFLGERPGYLTKTVETIKGVSEETTTGVHRLYDLAKKGKLPFPAINVNDSVTKSKFDNLYGCKESLVDAIRRATDVMLAGKVACVAGFGDVGKGSAASLRNGGARVIVTEVDPICALQAAMEGYEVVTMEEAAPRADIFVTATGNMDVITLEHMRAMKDMAIVSNIGHFDSEIQIGALANMKWTEIKPQVDEVEFPDGKRIIVLSKGRLVNLGNATGHPSFVMSSSFTNQVLAQIELWTKSDQYKNDVYVLPKHLDEKVARLHLGKLGVHLTELSEKQAAYIGVSQQGPFKPEHYRY; from the coding sequence GTGGCGACGCAGGCTGACACCCGTTTCAACGATTATGTCGTGAAGGACCTCGGCCTTGCCGATTTCGGCCGCAAGGAGATCGAGATTGCCGAGACCGAAATGCCGGGCCTCATGGCGCTGCGCGAGGAATATGGCGCGTCGAAGCCGCTGAGCGGCGCGCGCATCACCGGCTCGCTGCACATGACGATCCAGACGGCCGTCCTGATCGAGACGCTCATCGCTCTTGGCGCGGAAGTGCGCTGGGCGAGCTGCAACATCTTCTCGACGCAGGACCATGCGGCCGCTGCGATCGCCGCGCGCAACATCCCGGTGTTCGCGGTGAAGGGCGAGACCCTCGAGGAATACTGGGATTACGTCGTCCGCATCTTCGACTGGGGCCGCGATACGACCTGCAACATGATCCTCGACGATGGCGGCGACGCCACGATGTTCGCGCTCTGGGGCGCCCGCGTCGAAGGCGGCGAGGAGCTTTTTACGCCGTCGAACGAGGAAGAAGAGATTTTTGCCGCGACGCTGAAGCGCTTCCTGGGTGAGCGTCCGGGCTACCTCACCAAGACCGTCGAGACGATCAAAGGCGTGTCGGAAGAGACGACCACCGGCGTCCACCGGCTCTATGACCTTGCCAAGAAGGGCAAGCTCCCGTTCCCGGCGATCAACGTCAACGACAGCGTCACCAAGTCGAAGTTCGACAATCTGTACGGCTGTAAGGAGTCTCTGGTCGACGCCATCCGCCGGGCGACCGACGTCATGCTTGCCGGCAAGGTCGCTTGCGTCGCCGGCTTCGGCGATGTCGGCAAGGGCTCGGCCGCATCGCTTCGCAACGGCGGCGCCCGCGTCATCGTAACCGAGGTCGATCCGATCTGCGCGCTCCAGGCCGCGATGGAAGGCTATGAGGTTGTGACGATGGAAGAGGCCGCTCCGCGCGCCGACATCTTCGTCACCGCGACCGGCAACATGGACGTCATCACGCTCGAGCACATGCGCGCGATGAAGGACATGGCGATCGTTTCGAATATCGGCCACTTCGACAGCGAGATTCAGATCGGTGCGCTGGCCAACATGAAGTGGACCGAGATCAAGCCGCAGGTCGACGAGGTCGAATTCCCGGACGGCAAGCGCATCATCGTGCTGTCGAAGGGCCGCCTCGTGAACCTCGGCAACGCCACCGGCCACCCGAGCTTCGTGATGTCCTCGTCCTTCACCAATCAGGTGCTGGCGCAGATCGAGCTGTGGACGAAGTCGGACCAGTACAAGAACGACGTCTACGTCCTGCCGAAGCACCTCGACGAGAAGG
- a CDS encoding YqgE/AlgH family protein, whose product MDEPRFLSGKLLLAMPGMADPRFERAVIALCVHDENGAVGIGIGHKRAGMRFRTLLQQLDIDPGEAPDRAVHHGGPVEPGRGFVLHSTDWGGQDSLQVNGPNGTTFSMTGTIDVLKAIAEGKGPSQWIAALGYAGWGDGQLDEEMTRHGWFAADVSKKILFDTPTDERWAAAFKSEGVDPRLLSSETGAA is encoded by the coding sequence ATGGATGAGCCGCGTTTCCTGTCGGGCAAGTTGCTGTTGGCAATGCCCGGAATGGCCGATCCGCGCTTCGAGCGGGCGGTGATCGCTCTTTGCGTGCATGATGAAAATGGCGCCGTCGGCATCGGCATCGGGCACAAGCGTGCCGGAATGCGATTCCGGACCCTGCTCCAGCAACTCGACATCGATCCGGGCGAGGCTCCGGATCGCGCCGTACATCACGGCGGGCCTGTCGAGCCGGGCAGGGGCTTCGTGCTCCACTCGACCGATTGGGGCGGACAGGACTCGCTGCAGGTCAATGGACCCAACGGCACGACCTTCTCGATGACCGGCACGATCGACGTGCTGAAGGCGATCGCGGAGGGCAAGGGGCCTTCCCAATGGATCGCGGCGCTCGGCTATGCGGGCTGGGGCGACGGGCAGCTCGACGAGGAGATGACCAGGCATGGCTGGTTCGCGGCCGACGTGAGCAAGAAGATCCTGTTCGACACGCCGACCGACGAGCGCTGGGCTGCGGCATTCAAGTCCGAAGGCGTCGATCCTCGGCTGCTCTCCAGCGAGACCGGTGCGGCCTAG